From Xyrauchen texanus isolate HMW12.3.18 chromosome 12, RBS_HiC_50CHRs, whole genome shotgun sequence, one genomic window encodes:
- the tspan34b gene encoding tetraspanin 35, translated as MGCFGFLKAMMFLFNGVIFLAGAAILGVGIWVKVDSGSVLNFMQKIDGAPGELGQLLNVGYLLIAVGALLLILGFLGCCGAVKESRCMLLLFFVIILIVFIAEVAGAIVLLVFKPLAASLIQKLGDAAVKNIKKDYGNNTDITGLWNTTMSTLKCCGFYNYTDFTGSPFVVKTSMYPDQCCNTSPCSAINANNSKVPSCFDALKKLIDDNAVVIIGVALGIGALELAAMIVSMTLYCKIGSKCD; from the exons ATGGGTTGCTTTGGATTTTTGAAAGCAATGATGTTTCTCTTCAATGGTGTCATCTTT CTTGCCGGAGCAGCTATTTTGGGTGTGGGGATATGGGTGAAGGTGGACAGCGGATCTGTCCTGAATTTTATGCAGAAAATAGATGGAGCTCCGGGGGAACTTGGGCAGCTCTTGAATGTGGGATATCTCCTGATCGCAGTGGGTGCTTTACTCCTCATACTGGGATTTCTGGGCTGCTGTGGAGCGGTCAAAGAGAGCAGGTGTATGCTGCTGCTG TTCTTCGTCATTATTCTTATCGTCTTCATCGCTGAAGTCGCTGGAGCGATTGTGCTTCTGGTCTTTAAACCTCTG GCAGCAAGCCTGATCCAGAAGTTGGGAGATGCAGCTGTGAAAAACATCAAGAAAGATTATGGGAATAACACCGATATCACGGGACTCTGGAACACAACCATGTCAACG CTAAAGTGCTGTGGATTCTACAACTACACCGATTTCACGGGTTCACCTTTTGTGGTCAAAACCTCGATGTACCCCGATCAGTGCTGCAATACATCGCCCTGCAGTGCTATCAACGCTAATAATTCA AAAGTGCCCAGTTGTTTTGATGCACTGAAAAAGCTGATAGATGATAATGCAGTCGTCATCATAGGTGTGGCATTGGGCATCGGCGCACTTGAG CTTGCAGCAATGATCGTCTCCATGACCCTGTATTGTAAGATAGGGTCAAAATGCGATTAA